A genomic window from Salvia splendens isolate huo1 chromosome 11, SspV2, whole genome shotgun sequence includes:
- the LOC121756004 gene encoding uncharacterized protein LOC121756004, whose translation MGNKFLLALLTLSAIFLSLHAEADGSSSADPDPSRSLLQNAEPEGTGADPPLEAEAPAPAEWESRKIGKHHHSSDGSVAGGGVIIGGLVTVAIAAVYCYIRVTRRKRSDNLT comes from the coding sequence ATGGGCAACAAATTCCTCCTCGCTCTCCTCACACTCTCCGCGATTTTCCTCTCGCTCCACGCCGAGGCCGACGGATCGTCCTCCGCCGATCCGGATCCGTCGAGGTCTCTGCTCCAGAATGCGGAGCCGGAGGGAACAGGTGCGGATCCTCCGTTGGAGGCGGAGGCTCCGGCGCCGGCGGAGTGGGAGAGCAGGAAGATCGGGAAGCACCACCACTCGTCGGATGGGTCGGTGGCGGGCGGCGGAGTCATCATCGGCGGGCTCGTAACCGTCGCTATCGCCGCGGTTTATTGCTACATTCGAGTCACTAGGAGAAAGCGCAGTGATAATTTGACTTGA